The genomic interval CTGATTTATAATTCACTATAAAATATACAATAAAGTTTTAGTAGCACATTTACCTATGTGTTATTATTGACGAATATAATATTATTGGTTAATAATCGGTAGTGGCACAGTGTATCAAGAACATAAAAGAGCAATCGATTCTGTGAGTGCCGGATGGAATCTCTTGGCGACTCGACATACTCAAAACAAGGTGCAGAAATTTTTTGCATCATTCATGAATTGTTATCAACAAAACGTAAACAAGAAAACAACTTGTTTCAAGCTATTGTTGTTTTATTGGATCATTTTTGAATTATAGAATAAAAATAGTGTAAGAAGGAAAATGTGGATTAAAACAAATAGTAATTTCACTTAATACATTGAATTGTATTCAACATACAATAAGAAGAAGGGAGGGCTTCCCGTAGCTTTTATCAAAAAACAAAAAAAATGACACTGCAAAAGCAGCATAGCAACAAACCTGCTTTCACACGCTACAAGAAACCCTATGTCATCATAATACGGCTATTTAAGCCGGTATTACATTAAAGTTTAATTGATAAGATATTTCTTTATGTAGAAATAGTTCTGCCTGATAGGTCCCTATTTCTTTAATAACAACTTCTAGATTTATATTGTTATAATCTACTTCTATACCTTGTACTTTAAGCGCCTTAGATATCTGTAAAGGGGTAATAGAACCAAATATTTTCCCACGTTCCCCTACTTTTGCTTTTATAACAATTTTAGCACGTTCTAAAACAACTAAAAGTTCTTTAGCCCGTTCTTTTAACATTAAAGTCCTACGTTCAGCCTGCTTAGCATTTTCAAGGGCAACTTTTTTATTTCCTTTATTGGCAACAATAGCAATGCCTTGGGGAATCAGAAAATTTCTACCATAACCTGGTTTAACGGTAATAATATCACCTTTTTTACCCAATTTATTGTACTCACTTTTTAATATTACTTCCATTTTTCAAAAGAGTTACTTTAGGTTATCGGCTACATAAGGGAGCAAAGCCAATTGTCTTGCGCGTTTTACAGCACAGGCTACCTTTTTCTGGTACTTTAAACTATTTCCTGTAATACGCCTTGGCAGCATCTTACCTTGTTCATTAAGAAATTTCATTAAGAAGTCAACACATTTATAATCAACATGCTTAATACCATATCGCTTGAATCGGCAAAACTTTTTTAGTACTACCTTTTTCTGTATGGATTCATTTACTAAGGTCATAGGGTTGTATCTTTCTTAGATTGTTTTTTTTCGGAAGCTTCTGCTAATCTTCTTGTAGCATTGTGAGCTAATGCATGTTTATCCAAAACAAATGTCAAAAAACGCAAGACTTCTTCATCTCTAGAATAGGCAACTTCTAATTCCTTAATCAAGTTAGGAGAGCTTGCAAATTCTATAAGGTGATATATTCCGCTTTTCTTATGTTTTATAGCGTACGCTAATGGCTTGAGCCCGATCTCTTCTTCATGTACTATCGTTGCATTGCGTTCTGTAAGAAACGATTTATACTTATTTATAGAAGCTTCTACTTGTTCAGCAGAAAGCACAGGTGATAGTATAAAAACTGTTTCGTAATGTCTTAATTCCATGTTCAATAGTTTCACGTTATGAGCGATGAGAACTAAGTTCCGAAAAAAAATGATGAAATCAAATTTATTTTTATACTTTCGTAGTAAATCCTTAGAGATAACTAGAAAAATGGAGTATAAGGAAAGAGGCTGTTATTAGTCAGCTAAAATTATAATTATTTGGTTCTCAACTTAAAATGTTGTATGTCTAGAATAATAATGAGGAAAATATATATTATTTTATGCAAAAACCTTACAAAGCAATCATATAGATCAAGCACCAATTGGCTAATGATTTACAGCAAAGTAGGTCTTGTAGCAGTTATGTTATCCTAAATCATAATTCATAATTTATGTGTGTACGCATCGAATCATCTTGGAAGCATGAACTATTACCAGAGTTCGAAAAACCTTATTTTAAAAAATTAGCTAGTGATATAAGAAAGGCTTATCAAGAATATATTATCTACCCAGCAGCTAAAAATATATTCAAGGCTTTTGACCTATCACCTTTTTCTGATACAAAAGTAATTATACTAGGCCAAGACCCTTATCACGGACCAAGCCAGGCAGATGGGTTAGCCTTTTCTGTTCCAGAAGGTACGCCTTTACCCCCCTCCTTACGTAATATTTTTTCTGAGTTGCAAGATGATATAGGTATTCCAATGCCTTCATCTGGTTCGTTGGATAAATGGGCAAAACAAGGAGTGCTTTTATTAAATGCAACACTTACAGTGGAGGCACACAAAGCAGGGTCTCATCAAAAAAGAGGCTGGGAAGTTTTTACAGATGCGGTAATAAGCACCATTGCAATACGAAAAAAAGGTCTAGTATTTATGTTATGGGGCAATTACGCTCAACAGAAAGAAAACTTTATTGATCCAAAAAAACATTTAATCTTAAAATCAGCACACCCTTCTCCATTATCAGCTCATAGAGGTTTTTTTGGCAATAAGCATTTTAGCAAAGCTAATGCATATTTATTGGATACAAGCCAAATGTCCA from Cardinium endosymbiont of Culicoides punctatus carries:
- the rplI gene encoding 50S ribosomal protein L9; translation: MEVILKSEYNKLGKKGDIITVKPGYGRNFLIPQGIAIVANKGNKKVALENAKQAERRTLMLKERAKELLVVLERAKIVIKAKVGERGKIFGSITPLQISKALKVQGIEVDYNNINLEVVIKEIGTYQAELFLHKEISYQLNFNVIPA
- the rpsR gene encoding 30S ribosomal protein S18 translates to MTLVNESIQKKVVLKKFCRFKRYGIKHVDYKCVDFLMKFLNEQGKMLPRRITGNSLKYQKKVACAVKRARQLALLPYVADNLK
- the rpsF gene encoding 30S ribosomal protein S6 → MELRHYETVFILSPVLSAEQVEASINKYKSFLTERNATIVHEEEIGLKPLAYAIKHKKSGIYHLIEFASSPNLIKELEVAYSRDEEVLRFLTFVLDKHALAHNATRRLAEASEKKQSKKDTTL
- the ung gene encoding uracil-DNA glycosylase, producing MCVRIESSWKHELLPEFEKPYFKKLASDIRKAYQEYIIYPAAKNIFKAFDLSPFSDTKVIILGQDPYHGPSQADGLAFSVPEGTPLPPSLRNIFSELQDDIGIPMPSSGSLDKWAKQGVLLLNATLTVEAHKAGSHQKRGWEVFTDAVISTIAIRKKGLVFMLWGNYAQQKENFIDPKKHLILKSAHPSPLSAHRGFFGNKHFSKANAYLLDTSQMSIAW